In Haliotis asinina isolate JCU_RB_2024 chromosome 16, JCU_Hal_asi_v2, whole genome shotgun sequence, the following are encoded in one genomic region:
- the LOC137268175 gene encoding ADP-ribosylation factor 3-like: MGHLWTRLFRHRDVRILLLGLDCAGKTTILYKLKLDELVTTIPTIGFNVETIQYRDINFTAWDIGSRDKIRPLFRHYYKGTDAVVFVIDSHDRERLDELNYDVIKPAVAADELSNAVFLFLANKMDLENTMTVDEISDKLGLKNLRHPWNIMPVSAVKGDGLYTALDWLACKLGSAQARKAMATPMPPPEVATPEGTETLEHGMDYCSRAYSAIKCLFLRTNRAEGGRESP; the protein is encoded by the exons gacTTGACTGTGCAGGTAAAACCACCATCCTGTACAAGTTGAAGCTGGACGAACTTGTCACCACCATTCCTACAATAG GTTTCAATGTGGAGACAATCCAGTACCGTGACATCAACTTCACAGCATGGGATATTGGCAGCAGAGACAAAATC CGTCCATTGTTTCGCCACTACTACAAAGGCACAGATGCTGTGGTGTTCGTGATAGACAGCCATGATCGGGAACGCCTTGATGAACTTAATTATGATGTCATCAAACCTGCTGTGGCAGCTGATGAACTTTCGAATGCTGTGTTCTTGTTTCTTGCCAATAAGATGGATTTGGAGAACACCATGACAGTCGATGAAATATCCGACAAACTTGGACTAAAAAACCTTCGACACCCTTGGA acatAATGCCAGTAAGTGCAGTGAAAGGTGATGGATTGTACACTGCTTTGGACTGGCTAGCATGTAAACTAGGTTCTGCTCAGGCCCGTAAAGCAATGGCCACACCCATGCCACCCCCTGAAGTCGCCACCCCTGAAGGCACCGAGACATTAGAACATGGAATGGACTATTGTTCACGGGCATACAGTGCTATTAAGTGCCTATTTCTGAGGACGAACCGGGCTGAGGGGGGTCGGGAGTCACCGTGA